Genomic window (Bradysia coprophila strain Holo2 chromosome X unlocalized genomic scaffold, BU_Bcop_v1 contig_98, whole genome shotgun sequence):
TTACAAGTCATAATATAGGTATAGAGGTACAACTGGATGGCGTTATCATCACAAACGtataattgcaaaaaaaaaaagattgttcAACTGCTTCAAACAATGCATACACAAAGTTTTATCTCtgagaaaattcattcaattcaaatttctttatgAAACGGTTTTAATTAGAAACGAAAACCCGAACAACGAAACAAGTTTATTAAACACGGTCATATTCAATATGCATGTATGAGAACGGTAATTGTTTTCATATTATATGCAAATTACAGATGGAGATGTTGACGCGGTTAAATTATTACTCCGTTTGGCTGAACTGATTGCATTTAAAAACCGTATGATGAGAAGAAAGTTATCTCTTTGGCCTAAAACGACTCAAAAACGGCAATAGCACAAAAAAAGATATTTAGGTATTGTGTTGAAAGATCGTAACTGAGGCGAGTAGAACGACTGCCATGGATCAGAAATCTTACCAAGCAATGCTTGTAGAATATTCGTGGGTTTTGCCACTTCGGCAGAACACGTTGCATGAATAGTATGAGAACAGTACATTTTGCTGGGAGAACACTTGTAAGATTTCTGACCCATGACCACTGCAAGCGTAACTGCGTAACAATCATCTCCACAGAATACATCCTATCCTATCTGTTCTTGTGCCTTTCACTTGAGACTGGTGTAAACCGGACCGGACAAAACACAACCTCGTTCGGAAAAGTGGCAGTGCGTAAAGTGCACAGACTGTTTACGTGGTCACCTCTATTATGAGTTCTATTTTCGAACTTATTTCCTCATcgcaaaatcgtttttcaggTAAACGATTTTTTGCTTACTTGGATTTTATGCATAAATCTACTAATTAATATCACGTTTCTCTACTTAAAAACTGTTgatgaataaaatatcaaacCGGTTTAGTCATCCGTTTTACCAAAGGAAGTTGCCACACTCAAAATCATATcatttatctcctgtaatgtcataatattcacaatttgagtgtcacttttagaatcaaaatgggccagatttaaacacgtcattcacaggacgttacgtttattaactgaaaatttcgacaaTTGGTCATTTGCGCACCGCTATCTtcgatattttctcatttattcacggctaacttcgatattttctcatttattcacatttcacatttattcactgaaaattgacaaattcttgacagtgtactagatgtgtgttttatttgtggggaatatgaatgagtgacggtgtcatggcgtgttgatgtttcagtttgatttttttaaattggtttttatggtgattatgacattacaggagataaaaccttgttcctaacacggtagtaaatgggggttttgcgcacacgatgtgttgccgaactcgcttcgctcgtatcggcaatctcacatctagtgcgcaaaacaatcccatttactaccttattatgaaaatagctattaacGAATCATTTCGTTTGTGCCTCGAAATGTAATCAATTTCGGAGTAACGTGACTCATTCCATTTTATTCTTAATCGGTCATACCAGGGCatattttaagtaattttatttaccaaaaattaccaaaattactaaaattttccaaaaattactaaaaaattaccaaaaaatgtctggtaatttttggtaatttttagtaaattctagtaattttggtaatttttggtaaataaaattacttaaaataggccctgcgtCATACTGTAAGCACGATCGtatgaatttattatttcaccgGTGAAATATACGGAGTCAGACTCAGACTTCACAGTAATGAGGTCCATCACTTCTCATTTTGTGGATTGTAAACTTTCGCACCCACAACAGCGAACCATTGATATGCAAAAGTTCAAAATCTTCAGATTAAGTTACAAATGAGTTACAACAGTAACAGTTATTTTGGTGGATTTCATTGTTCTGTGGTCTTCCGACTTTACTAATtccttttttcgaaaatggtgaTAATAAGAGAAatcagaaatcaatttttgaagaCCAGTATTACTGTAGTAAGCACCCCAATTTTGTTTATGGTCATTTCGTCATTATTTACGTTGATTTAGTTCGAATTAGACAGGAGTCGAGCTCTTGAATTATTCTATATTCGGAAGACTGTTAAAAGTTTGAGTTTTAACTAAAAAATCCTCtgtcaaccgaaaaaaatctcAGAAAACTGAAAAGATCGTTCAAAATCCAGAACAATACCCAAAACTTAAAGGGAAAGTCTTAAAATTCTAGCATTGTCGgttttaaaggattttctgTATATTTTCAAGGACTTCCTTTGTATTTCAAGggttttattaaaatttaacagatttttttacgaaTCAGAGGGTTTTCTTAACAAAGGATGTTTATCTGCCCCTTGGAAAATCCTCAGACAATAATTGCAAATcctttgtcaacgaaatttacacCTTCGACTTACAGCTTGATTCAGCTTTAAATTTTACTTCTCTATTCCAATAGAAATGTTAAACGTCCAAATTAGTTACACTAtttgtgttcacctcgggaAATGCGctggaaaattcaaaatggtaGTCACTCCCATTCCTATAATTAtaaggaaaatttgtttttcggttcatttgttCACCCattcgttcacttaaaattcagaTTCTAAGTCGCACTTACATCGTCAACTGTTTTCATACCGACAATGTtgcattttcacaaatttttttccaattataGTTTGATGTGCCGATAAATTAATGCAAATTTCTAAACTTATAAAATATCTACGGGGTAGAGTAAGGGTAAAGTGTTaagatttgaaaatgaatagtTAGCTCGagttaaaataatgaaaattcgtTGCAAGTGGAAAAGATGATTTTTTTAGTCGAACCAATTTGACTTTCCTAAATTATTCTATTGTATCCATCAATGTGCTTAATATTCActataaaattaagaaaacaaaatttttattatttggcATTGATGTTcatgttgttgttttaatCTATACAAATATGGGGAGAACTGAGAACACTTTTTCCttctttcaacaaaaaaaaaaaaatgaaatgaaaacaacgTAAACGGATGTGTCTACAAAACACGCACAATATTCCaattctctaaaaaaaaaaatggttttgtagAAAATGTCCCTTTCTATCTGGACGACCAGTTATAAAACGTTATGAAAATCAACAACACGACGACCTTTCCGGTTCAGCAACCACTAAATTAAAGTCTAAACTATTGGGTCGCGCAAAACCCGTCTTAATTCCGTCCCAACCGTCCTCGACCTGGTATTCGCCGGTTTGTATTCGATTATATACTTCTTGTGTGACCATGTTGAATGCTTCCTCGACGTTTACGCCCGTCCTCGCCGACGTTTCCACAAAATGTAATCCATTCTGTTCGGCAAACGCTTTTGCTTCATCTTTACTGACCTCCCTTCGAGCACCGTTATTCACGAGGTCCATTTTACAACCGGTCAATGCGAACACTGGCCTGTGCGGCTCAATGTGTCTTTTTGCCTCCATCATCCTGAAAAAGAGATTTCTCTCCATAATTCCACTCTGCAAAGGTACAGTTTATGATCCACACTTACCACAATGGAATATGTTCGAAGCTAGCGTGATTGCAAATATCGTATACAAGAAGAACTCCGACCGAGTTACGATAATATGATTTGGTAATTGATCGAAAACGTTCCTGACCCTAGAACAATAATGaagatttttgaaatgaaaagcatAGAAGCAATGAACGAAGATGCTCGTACCGCTGTGTCCCATAATTGGAGTTTAATTCGTGTtccatcttttacttcaatgaTTCGGGCGAAAAAATCCACGCCGACAGTAGGATCCGACAGCTGTTggataattaaaattttctaattagtTGAGGGATCAGTTGGATCATCAAGTTAAATAAGACAACGATACTGTTTGTACACATAAAAAATCCCACTTTCGTGTCTAGGCTGTTCTTCTCGGTTTCTCTCTTTTGCCATTTGAAAGTGTATACGAAATCGAGAGAAACCAGAGAAACGGAAACGGGCAGCAATAACAGGTTAGATACAAAAGAGCACAAACACAACTTCCCTattcaactaaaataaaaGAGTGGTAAAGGGACCTAGCCGTTTCTTCTTGCCAGAACATCAATTGTAAATGTTAAtagtaaattaattaaagacTGCAAGTGGTTGTGAACCGGCTCCAGTTCATACTGTATTAGATAAACCCGCAAATTAGATCTTTCTTTTAATATCCCTGTGTACGGTGTACCGTTGCAATGTACACACACAAGAGAACAGTAAACACAATCGGAATACAACAATCgaagtgaaacaattttttgttatcatcCATCCTTTGGTCAAGTACATTGAATACATAAGCATTGAGTGGTCTGTTTATATTGAATTTAAtctgaaaagaaatttgacaAAACATGACTCAGTCGAATTGAGTGCACCATTCGCACAATATGCTCGAATGGGTTCAAATGCCAGTCGCCGAattgcaaattttgtttttccagaATGATTTACATTATTCATATCATTAAAATGCAACGATTTCACAACATATTAGTGTTAGAAAAAATAAGCAGCGTTTGACAGCCACGGTACGCCAAGTTCTGTACTCTATATCCATGATTAGGTGAATTGGAAATTGCGACGAAGCGAAGTCGCTATTTTATGTTATATATCGTTTTAGTGGTATTTACACTGATAGAGACGATTTCGGCTGCCGATATAGGAAATGGAGACATTTACATAAAAAGCTTTGTTATGGGATGACTTTCAAGTGCAAACAAAAATCGTGCACAATTCCACAGAGCATCGGTTCGAACACATAACAACGTCAAGAGGGACAAATTGTTACTTTGAACTGTCGCGCGTTTACTTCTACAACCCTAAAACTTTTAAGGACATAGAAGACATAGAACCATTAGAGATATCTTTTCGTATCCAGTTGCATTGCGTTCATATCAAAAACGTAGCCTGACTCGGTCACGCCTCGTCAGAGTAAATTTCAGACTGATTACTAAAACATATGGTCACAATGATCTGTcgtatatttttgtttgtgttatgCATGCAGTGTTTTGAATAATTCAGCTTTTTAATATGTACTTGTCGTTCGTCGGCCTTCCAATCTTGGAATAtctgtttcatttttacatcGCCTGTGCATATTTCCTCATTCATTTATCTATGTTTAAATAATTGAGTTTCCACATTTCACGAAAATGgttattgttatgtaaatattgAACAATTTCCTTATCATTATCACTTGCGCATAGAAattgatcaacaaaaaaaattatttatttatttctgctCCCAATTTGTTATCGAATTGGGAGCTACTCGAAACACTATGTGTACATTGAGTGCATATCAAAATTCGTTCGAGTTGATTTATGCGTATTAATTATAATCAACACTTGTAAAATGTAACAACAACGCAaggtaaaatgttcataatgTTTGAATTGTAAATTTGTGTTATCGTGTTATAGCCAGCTAGAGTAAAGTGACTCTCACGTTCATTCACAGTATATGGAATTAAAAttagaaacaacaaaaaaaaaagaaatttcaattaaattaatctCGGATAGTTAGGTCTCACCTCAGCAAATTTACCGTCTGTGAAGTATTTGAGCAGTGAGCTTTTGCCCACCGTACTGTCGCCGATCAAAATCAGACGAAACTGATAGTCGAAAATTGGTTCAACCATTATTCTGTTATGTTATCGTTCACactttaataataaataaattttataaaataaaagttataaaATTGAGAACACACACAGGCTTTTCGGGCGTTTTCTGAATatataataaatgtttatcaaaatattttgatgatacACTTGatcgtttttaaaattgtttcatttgtgACATTATTATGttcattaaataaatgaattggaTTTACAAATTCTAACTAACACTTTTCCGATTAATTCTATGGTGAAGACAcacagaaatatttctttgcgtgttttgcaaattttattttgtggatGACATTTAACAATGAGATAGGTATATGTTATATTTTTGTACAGATATCTTTTTTGTCGATTAGgggcaaacaaaaaatttcgacgCTGTACTAGAACAACTTGAACCGCTATTATATTAATGCAATATCGAAGCAGTGTTGTCCGACTCAACAATTATTATTGATATTTCATCCAGCACCAGTGCCGCTTTTAGCTTTTGGGTGCCATCgggcaattggaaaaataggcgCCAGTTTAGTAAAGCTACATTTTTTAAGGACCTCGGGCGCCACTTTCTTCTGCTCCACTTCGGGCGCCAcgggcatttgcccatttggcccatatggaaaaggcggcactgTCGAGCACCCCAAAATAACCAATGAATATAAAACacccaggtatggtctaatgtcacctcggaggaaataacgattttaaaaatggaTTCTAACGCACccgttttcatattattttgacaaaaataatgaaagcGCTCAAGATAAATAGGCCGTACATTCATTGGAAATAACGACAATTCAAATCAAGATTAATCAAGGATGTGTAAgtctaaaagatttttgctAGACTCAAAACGACCGAGAGTCGTCCATAGAGCCATATTACACCTTTACgaacattttcctaaaatttttgcGCATGTTGTCTGTAACATCTCAAATGACCTTGAAACATACGTATACTGTTGCATACTGGCGTATATACAGATGCGCAGCTGACACCCaacttttgatgataatatggcggatttataaacaaaaaattcagctATCACTATAATTCACGTCGTGCCTCAGAATTTTGGGTGAGTTAGTGGATGAACAAATGTagtgaaattgttatttatgacatcgagtgcaaaggacatactttattaagctctagatgtgtaattatgacacgagagCGCAGGCCGTGAGTCGTAATACGCAccgtgagcctaataaagttctttgcaccgagattcacaCATCGATTTATGCACCAGAGATATCTAAAGttgcataaaataaatttaacctCCCATGTGctacgaaaattcatttttcgcaggggccgcaaaagaaaaattcactttcgccGCACTTAGGAGGTAAAATAACTTACATAATTGTGCGGAAATCGTTCGTTTTAAGAGTGTGGATTTTCCgcacaagtgtgtaatatactattaatgACTGACTGGCTCTGACTTTGGTTAATATTGGAAACGAACAGTCGTCGACGAAGCGGGGAAAGCCGAGAAAGAATGGACGGAAGTCAAGGCACTCGCACTGAACCTCTATGCTCCCTCGAGGAGTAAGACGACAGATGTTGATGATGTTCGGCtatcaacatttttaaatgcGAAAACGAGGGGCAAACCATTTTGGTTCGTAAATATCGTGAGCATGGCGATTTCGTAGACTTTTGTCATTAAATATGTGgaagaaatgtcaaaagttcacgAAATTGCCATGCTTATGAACTTTACGAATtataatggtttacccctGTGAAACCATAGGTATGTGTATGTACGTATTACTTGCAAAAATGAGACTGTAAGACtagtttggaatttttttttcgacattcCGAAACTTCTTCACTGAATTGTATATGAAATGTGAcggatttttctaaaattaaaaaaaaaagattgacATGAATGTCGCgcgcaaggctgtatactttgaggaggtcacgcagaccgccattttattagatacgcgggaatacaccacttctgatgattttacatgtaaaaaaattcaccacatcatcaagacgacgagaatcatcagagtaggtgaatttttgtatgaaatcggccattttatcatcaactgtggtgtgtaacccgcgtatctgtatatgcgtgacctccccaaagtatacagccttggtcgCGCGAACTGTGCAAATCTTCTATTACAATACAATATTGCCATATTGCCATCactgcaaaatattttgatagtttttttttcgttcttgaTGGATTATATCGTAGCTTCTTGTTTATATTCCTTGttcaatcaaaaacaaaaaatattaccaagtccaattattatttttacaaatattgCTAAGACATCATTGCTGTTTATAAGAAGTTATTTGACGATTACGACGATGtaaacaaattattcaaaCAAATACCCTGCAATTTTACTCGAAATACTGACAATAACTGGTAAGCTAACATCAAAAATACAGAGCTGCATTGAATCATATTCATGTTAATTGTGGGTGTCGAAAGTAGTTTCGCTCTAATTCGTCTGTGTTGTTAACTCTGAAAAACAATATGAGACAACCAACGTTTACCACGGGTTCAATTTCTCTTAGAATTGATCATTGAGTGCCACTAATCCTCTTGTTACGAAAAAGACACATGGTTATTATGGATCGATTCATAAAAATCACAATGTCAAAGAGCCAATTCGTTGAGGGTTGTTCTTTTGTGTAACTATAAAAATATTGCGCAACTGTTTGAACAACCAAATTTAACTGGTGCGATCGTTTAACAAACAGATGACTCTTGGCTTAATTCGAATGACGACATACTAGCTGGAAGAGGGAATGTAGGAGTAAAGTGGTTAGCCTTCAactacatttaaaaaaaaatcagaaaaatgagaaatttacTTGCGGTGATATTTTGAATTCATTAATTTGAATTCTCAGCAAGTTTGCACCAAGTGTCAACATCgcaatttaacgtttttctgAGTTAAACGACTGGTTCTACTTTGAGAAGATTTCCATCATGAAGTATGCtgtgaaatttcaataaaaattcgtCATTCACGTCCTTCCCAAGTCCTACCGATTCGTTGAGAGAAACAACTTTTACAACTTCGTTTTTGCTTATATTTGCAGTCATATTCTTTAGTGTGAGTATAATTGATATTTCTTAGACGTAAGGGGATGAAGCTCTATCTTTATCTACTTTTCACCCAAAATCATGCCATGTCATAAAAGGGGGCGTTACATGATGTATACCCTAATAATCCAAACGAGTTCATCACTCGTTGTATGAGTACTATTTTTACCTTTCACCTTTTAGGCAATATAACATTATATCCTACAGCAAGTGGTAATTATTTACGCAATAAAGCGGAAATTTTATACATGAAATCTCTGCCGCGAGCTATAAAGtctttaagaaaattgaaattttatatttccacTCGTGTGTTTCTTAAAGACCGCCACTTTAATAACAGcaataggaaaatgtttttacgtTTTCCATAGGCTTTTCTGTAAAATGTCTGTGAAAACCAATAGAGAGTCACCACACCACGTTCTTGAAACTATTCGTTCATTGGATGCGCTattgaaaaacttaaaaacGTGGAAAATCGGACCTCGGCGAAAATTGGTTCCATACCAAAACAAAGCTACGACATTTttctacttaaaaaaaaattgtttgtcgtAATGGACCCTCTAGATTCGGTGCAGAGTGAAAGCTTTGCAAAAGCAGAAACAGCGAGTTCCTGAATAAACGATGAGTAGTCACCATTTCATCAGAAACTCACCGCTTCATCAGAAAGCCGTcgtttgtaaacattttgtaaaagggaagaGAAAATGAAAGTAGTAAAGAAACGACGAGCAGAAATGACGACCTTCTGGAGAAGCGTCGTGTTCCAGAATAAATAGTGATCTGCAGAAAGTGGTCGATAAATATGTCTTCAACTTATCAGGATATATTAATTCCTAAAAATCTCTCGGAGACACGCCGACTTCCAGGGTTTGCCGGTCCACATAAAcctaaatcaaaaataaaatgactGTTTCAACAGTAATCAAAGACTTAATAAAATTACGATTCTGCACCCAACGGGTCAAACGAAGGTCGGCGTGTCTGATCTCTCCGCTCGGAGTCTCCCACGCTACCCTTGTAATATGCTATTCAAATTCTTAATAAATGCAAGGACCGTGAATTCTCTATTGTTAAAACCGGTTTAAACCGATTTTAGCtgatttaaacaatagaaatatcgtATTCCCGATGACACTAGATGCTAGTGTGTGTTGGCCTTCGATGAATCCAGGATTTAAGGCACGATATTCATCTGACAAAATGTTGTTGGGAGCATGTTGCGATGTTAGAATTCTAACCGCCGCGACTTATCTTTAGTATTACGACATTCAATATTGCGTCATTCTGTTACCTATCAGGTATACGTGCTTCGGATTTAAATTCTATAAGAACTCACATTCCTCTAACCTGTTTTGCTAGATGtttcttcttttcattttttctgtaAACAACAGCTTCAAGTGTTGTTATGACTGGTACata
Coding sequences:
- the LOC119070605 gene encoding ras-related protein Rab-39B — translated: MVEPIFDYQFRLILIGDSTVGKSSLLKYFTDGKFAELSDPTVGVDFFARIIEVKDGTRIKLQLWDTAGQERFRSITKSYYRNSVGVLLVYDICNHASFEHIPLWMMEAKRHIEPHRPVFALTGCKMDLVNNGARREVSKDEAKAFAEQNGLHFVETSARTGVNVEEAFNMVTQEVYNRIQTGEYQVEDGWDGIKTGFARPNSLDFNLVVAEPERSSCC